The following coding sequences lie in one Lolium perenne isolate Kyuss_39 chromosome 2, Kyuss_2.0, whole genome shotgun sequence genomic window:
- the LOC127336718 gene encoding uncharacterized protein codes for MEQKAEIPENMLRDLIQDTDKTKWRLKNNHNIKYFSEDTIKRITSNYSTKLGNGGFGEVYKGILEDNQSVAVKKYIHSDSLQEFAKEVIIHSQINHKNVVRLIGCCVEENAEMLVLEHVSNGNLSDLLHLGDTPISLATRLNIAIECAEALGCMHSMYSPVLHCDIKPSNILLDDNFHAKISDFGISRLLLGDSNTECTINVKGCIGYMDPEFPKQGCLTVKSDVYSFGVVLVELITKTKPTDKAKRVIQRFGKASAKRTSIRELFDADIANESNIKVLEAIGKIAKDCLKEEYDERPEMNDVAGRLRELRAVVEKSQAKSQTSWRFFSGGQNELKVDNPGAGSVASGSILGKMKNVSIFNRNTTNFKKGLLASVGVPQYSYADLKTATKNFTNVVGRGAYGTVYRGELPDGRAVAVKQLHGVGGSDAEFWGEVTIMARMNHLNVVRIFGFCADKEQFMLVNEFFSNSSLDKYLFAASTGEGDDHQRQPLLLELNTRHRIALGVARAVVYLHEEYSSEWLLHCDIKPENIFLDDNFCPKLSDFGLSKLTSMEEEKVTMSRIRGTRGYMAPEWVIHREPITAKADVYSFGMVLLEIVSGRRNYGFRQDSADSEDCYFPKWAYEKCYIDRRIEDILDPAILAEARKDEATVERMVNTAIWCLQDRAETRPSMGEVIKMLDGTLEMIQPEKPTIFCVQDDFFESTVQDD; via the coding sequence ATGGAACAGAAAGCAGAGATTCCAGAAAATATGCTTAGAGACTTGATCCAAGATACCGACAAGACAAAGTGGAGATTGAAGAACAATCATAATATCAAGTATTTTTCGGAAGATACGATTAAGAGAATAACCAGCAACTACAGCACCAAACTTGGAAACGGTGGATTTGGAGAGGTTTACAAAGGAATCCTTGAGGATAATCAGTCAGTTGCAGTGAAGAAATATATCCACTCAGATTCGCTGCAAGAGTTCGCTAAAGAGGTAATCATTCATAGTCAAATCAATCATAAGAATGTAGTTAGGCTCATTGGGTGTTGCGTTGAGGAAAATGCTGAGATGTTGGTCCTCGAGCATGTTAGCAATGGAAATCTCAGTGATCTGCTTCATTTGGGTGATACTCCAATCTCTTTGGCCACAAGATTGAACATTGCTATAGAATGTGCAGAAGCCCTAGGCTGCATGCACTCCATGTACAGCCCTGTTCTTCACTGCGACATCAAGCCCTCTAATATCCTTCTGGATGATAATTTTCACGCCAAAATATCAGATTTTGGAATATCTAGGCTTCTCTTGGGAGACAGCAACACTGAATGCACTATAAATGTGAAAGGGTGTATTGGTTATATGGATCCAGAGTTTCCAAAGCAGGGGTGTCTGACCGTGAAGAGTGATGTTTACAGCTTCGGGGTTGTTCTTGTGGAACTAATCACCAAAACAAAACCAACTGACAAGGCAAAGAGAGTCATTCAGAGATTTGGTAAAGCTTCTGCAAAACGGACGTCTATAAGAGAGTTGTTCGATGCAGACATTGCTAATGAGAGCAACATCAAGGTTCTCGAGGCAATTGGAAAAATTGCAAAAGATTGCCTGAAAGAGGAGTATGACGAGCGTCCTGAAATGAATGACGTCGCTGGACGCCTCCGGGAGCTCAGAGCAGTTGTAGAGAAATCCCAAGCAAAGTCACAAACAAGTTGGCGTTTCTTTAGTGGAGGTCAAAATGAATTGAAAGTAGACAATCCTGGCGCAGGCAGTGTTGCCTCCGGATCGATTCTCGGTAAGATGAAGAATGTAAGCATTTTTAATAGAAACACAACAAATTTCAAGAAGGGTCTGCTTGCCTCCGTCGGCGTCCCGCAGTACTCGTACGCAGATCTGAAGACGGCGACAAAGAACTTCACCAACGTGGtgggccgcggcgcgtacggcaCAGTGTACCGCGGAGAGCTGCCTGATGGTCGTGCTGTGGCGGTGAAGCAGTTGCACGGTGTGGGCGGCAGTGATGCGGAGTTCTGGGGGGAGGTGACCATCATGGCGCGGATGAATCACCTGAACGTCGTGCGCATATTTGGATTCTGCGCGGATAAGGAACAGTTCATGCTCGTCAacgagttcttctctaacagctcTCTCGACAAGTACCTCTTTGCGGCGTCCACGGGGGAGGGCGACGATCATCAGCGGCAGCCGCTCCTGCTGGAGCTGAACACGCGCCACCGGATTGCACTTGGGGTGGCGCGTGCCGTGGTGTATCTGCACGAGGAGTACAGCTCGGAGTGGCTGCTGCACTGTGACATCAAGCCGGAGAATATCTTCCTAGACGACAACTTCTGCCCCAAGCTGTCCGACTTCGGGTTGTCCAAGCTGACTAGCATGGAAGAAGAGAAGGTCACAATGTCCAGGATCCGTGGTACCCGTGGTTATATGGCGCCTGAGTGGGTCATCCACCGTGAGCCCATCACGGCCAAGGCCGACGTATACAGCTTCGGCATGGTGCTCCTTGAGATTGTCTCCGGTCGCCGCAACTATGGATTCCGGCAAGATTCAGCGGACAGCGAGGATTGTTACTTCCCCAAGTGGGCCTATGAGAAGTGCTACATAGATCGCCGGATCGAGGACATCCTCGACCCGGCAATCCTAGCGGAAGCCAGGAAAGACGAGGCCACGGTTGAGCGCATGGTGAACACGGCCATCTGGTGCCTCCAGGACCGTGCTGAGACGCGACCCTCCATGGGAGAGGTCATCAAGATGCTCGATGGCACTCTTGAGATGATCCAACCAGAAAAGCCCACCATCTTTTGCGTCCAGGACGACTTTTTTGAGAGTACCGTCCAGGACGACTAG